The Microbacterium sp. Nx66 genome contains a region encoding:
- a CDS encoding NAD(P)/FAD-dependent oxidoreductase: protein MGTTVFERRHPSQSVVDDALRDTALSVFWLDDVERPAHPPLRGTVHTDLVVVGGGYTGLWTAVRAKERDPERKVVLLEASRVAWAASGRNGGFCESSLTHGHENGVNRWPEEIDRLEELGHENLDGIAETVRRYDMDAEFERTGQLAVAVEPHQVEWLREEEGFLDREAVQAEVHSPTFLAGAWDREGSALVHPAKLGLELARVAVELGVEIHEHSLVRRIEGADSGPVTLVTEHGRVTADAVALATNVFPSLLKRNRLMTVPVYDYVLMTEPLSAEQLESIGWRNRQGLADSANQFHYYRLTADDRILFGGYDAVYHFGGKVRPAYEDRMESHRRLASHFFTTFPQLAGLRFTHRWAGAIDSSSRFCAFFGTARGGRVAYATGFTGLGVGAARFAADVMLDKLDGEETERTQLRMVREKPIPFPPEPAASVGINLVRAAMDRADHNGGRRNLFLKTLDALGMGFDS from the coding sequence ATGGGCACCACGGTCTTCGAACGCCGTCATCCTTCGCAGTCCGTCGTCGACGACGCCCTGCGCGACACGGCCCTGTCGGTCTTCTGGCTCGACGACGTCGAGCGGCCCGCGCATCCGCCGCTGCGCGGCACCGTGCACACGGACCTCGTGGTCGTCGGCGGCGGCTACACCGGGCTCTGGACGGCCGTGCGCGCGAAGGAGCGGGATCCGGAGCGGAAGGTGGTCCTCCTGGAGGCATCCCGCGTGGCCTGGGCGGCATCCGGGCGCAACGGCGGCTTCTGCGAGTCCAGCCTCACGCACGGCCACGAGAACGGCGTGAACCGCTGGCCCGAGGAGATCGACCGCCTCGAGGAGCTGGGCCACGAGAACCTCGACGGCATCGCCGAGACCGTGCGGCGGTACGACATGGATGCCGAGTTCGAGCGGACGGGCCAGCTCGCGGTCGCCGTGGAGCCGCATCAGGTCGAGTGGCTGCGCGAGGAGGAGGGCTTCCTCGACCGGGAGGCGGTGCAGGCGGAAGTGCATTCCCCCACGTTCCTCGCCGGCGCGTGGGACCGGGAGGGCAGCGCTCTCGTGCACCCCGCGAAGCTGGGCCTGGAGCTCGCACGGGTGGCCGTCGAGCTCGGCGTGGAGATCCACGAGCACAGCCTCGTCCGGCGGATCGAGGGCGCGGACTCCGGTCCGGTGACCCTCGTCACGGAGCACGGCCGGGTGACCGCCGACGCGGTGGCGCTCGCGACGAACGTGTTCCCCTCCCTCCTGAAGCGCAACCGCCTCATGACGGTCCCGGTGTACGACTACGTGCTGATGACGGAGCCGCTCTCGGCCGAGCAGCTCGAGTCCATCGGCTGGCGCAACCGTCAGGGGCTCGCCGACAGCGCCAACCAGTTCCACTACTACCGGCTCACCGCCGACGACCGGATCCTGTTCGGCGGCTACGACGCGGTGTACCACTTCGGCGGCAAGGTGCGCCCCGCCTACGAGGATCGGATGGAGAGCCACCGACGCCTGGCCTCGCACTTCTTCACCACCTTCCCGCAGCTCGCCGGCCTCCGCTTCACGCACCGCTGGGCCGGGGCGATCGACTCGTCGAGCCGGTTCTGCGCGTTCTTCGGCACCGCCCGCGGCGGTCGGGTCGCCTACGCCACGGGGTTCACCGGACTCGGGGTCGGGGCCGCCCGGTTCGCGGCCGATGTCATGCTCGACAAGCTCGACGGCGAGGAGACCGAACGCACGCAGCTGCGGATGGTGCGCGAGAAGCCGATCCCGTTCCCGCCGGAGCCCGCCGCGTCCGTCGGCATAAACCTCGTCCGCGCCGCGATGGACAGGGCCGACCACAACGGGGGGCGCCGCAACCTGTTCCTGAAGACGCTGGACGCCCTCGGCATGGGCTTCGACTCGTGA
- the galE gene encoding UDP-glucose 4-epimerase GalE: MSWIVTGGAGYIGAHVVRALAEAGLSPVVLDDLSSGVASFVPEGVPFVQGSILDRALVEETLRTHEAEGVIHVAGYKYAGVSVQRPLHTYAQNVEGTRIILEAMAAAGVANIVFSSSAAVFGTPDVSLVVEDTAKRPASPYGESKLIGEWLLRDQAVATAHADRPLRHTSLRYFNVVGSADPTVYDVSPHNLFPIVFEALIEGRTPKIFGDDYDTPDGTNVRDYVHVGDIAAAHVAAAQRLASGAPIEPAYNLGSGDGLSVKQIMDAVARVTGIDFTPEVGPRRPGDPDRIVATGELAARDLDWTMRYTVDEMVRTGWEARRAAG, translated from the coding sequence ATGTCCTGGATCGTCACCGGCGGCGCCGGCTACATCGGTGCCCACGTCGTCCGCGCTCTCGCAGAGGCCGGTCTCTCCCCCGTCGTCCTGGACGACCTCTCCAGCGGCGTCGCCTCCTTCGTGCCGGAGGGCGTGCCCTTCGTGCAGGGCAGCATCCTCGACCGCGCCCTCGTCGAGGAGACCCTGCGCACGCACGAGGCGGAGGGCGTGATCCACGTCGCGGGCTACAAGTACGCCGGCGTCTCGGTCCAGCGCCCGCTGCACACCTACGCCCAGAACGTCGAGGGGACGCGGATCATCCTCGAGGCGATGGCGGCGGCGGGCGTCGCGAACATCGTCTTCTCCTCTTCGGCGGCCGTGTTCGGCACCCCGGACGTCTCCCTCGTCGTCGAAGACACCGCCAAGAGGCCCGCGAGCCCCTACGGCGAGTCGAAGCTCATCGGCGAATGGCTGCTCCGCGACCAGGCCGTCGCCACCGCCCACGCCGACCGCCCGCTGCGTCACACCTCGCTGCGGTACTTCAACGTCGTCGGCTCGGCCGACCCGACGGTCTACGACGTCAGCCCGCACAACCTCTTCCCCATCGTCTTCGAGGCGCTGATCGAGGGCCGCACCCCGAAGATCTTCGGCGACGACTACGACACCCCTGACGGCACGAACGTGCGCGATTACGTGCACGTCGGCGACATCGCCGCCGCCCACGTCGCCGCAGCGCAGCGCCTGGCCTCCGGCGCCCCGATCGAGCCCGCGTACAACCTCGGCTCCGGCGACGGCCTCAGCGTGAAGCAGATCATGGATGCGGTCGCCCGCGTCACCGGCATCGACTTCACCCCCGAGGTCGGCCCTCGCCGCCCCGGCGACCCGGATCGAATCGTGGCGACCGGTGAGCTCGCGGCCCGCGACCTCGACTGGACCATGCGCTACACCGTCGACGAGATGGTGCGCACGGGCTGGGAGGCCCGCCGCGCCGCCGGCTGA
- a CDS encoding ROK family protein — protein sequence MSRPLAGPQTLLRTLNGRAILERLARSGPQTRAELMAATGLSRTAVTQVLRMLDAAGAVTAAGVDRDTRGPAAGRVALHPALGVAAAVHVDHHAAHVVLVDATGTIRAERHGAFPAGEDRVAHIAALVAACRRSVKGALHLAVVGVPGIVASDGAIRDDQGPDGGAFRSALAAALDCPVRVENDVNLAALAESTTGVGIDLASFALLLLDDDLGAGIVIDGALHRGFSGVAGEVMYLPQTPVPIGAPVAGAAVVRDLALGLGLDVDAPFLAHLEAAQRGDEAAQALVAEIGRRLFLAAGSVALVLDPEAFILGGEAVHPALLDAIERVADEFAAQLPLRFLASAFGPEAPLVGAVGEAASALRADVFTRILTPSRAPATGR from the coding sequence ATGTCACGACCCCTCGCAGGACCGCAGACCCTGCTCCGCACGCTCAACGGCCGCGCGATCCTCGAGCGTCTCGCCCGGAGCGGACCGCAGACCCGGGCCGAGCTCATGGCGGCGACCGGCCTCTCCCGCACGGCCGTGACCCAGGTACTGCGGATGCTCGACGCCGCGGGAGCCGTCACTGCGGCCGGGGTCGACCGCGACACCCGCGGACCGGCGGCGGGCCGGGTCGCTCTGCACCCCGCCCTCGGGGTCGCGGCGGCCGTGCACGTGGACCATCACGCCGCCCACGTCGTCCTCGTCGACGCGACCGGCACCATCAGAGCCGAACGGCACGGCGCCTTCCCCGCGGGCGAGGACCGGGTCGCGCACATCGCCGCCCTCGTCGCGGCCTGCCGCCGATCCGTGAAGGGCGCGCTCCACCTCGCCGTCGTCGGAGTGCCCGGCATCGTCGCGTCGGACGGTGCGATCCGCGACGACCAGGGACCGGACGGCGGCGCCTTCCGCTCGGCTCTCGCGGCAGCCCTCGACTGCCCGGTCCGCGTCGAGAACGACGTCAACCTCGCCGCGCTCGCCGAGTCGACCACCGGTGTCGGCATCGACCTCGCGAGCTTCGCGCTCCTGCTGCTCGACGACGACCTCGGCGCCGGCATCGTGATCGACGGGGCGCTGCATCGCGGGTTCTCGGGAGTGGCGGGCGAGGTGATGTACCTCCCGCAGACGCCGGTGCCCATCGGCGCCCCGGTCGCGGGCGCCGCGGTGGTGCGCGACCTCGCCCTCGGGCTCGGACTGGATGTCGACGCGCCTTTCCTCGCCCACCTGGAGGCGGCGCAACGCGGAGACGAGGCGGCGCAGGCCCTCGTCGCGGAGATCGGACGACGGCTCTTCCTCGCGGCGGGCAGCGTCGCCCTCGTGCTCGATCCCGAGGCCTTCATCCTCGGCGGGGAGGCGGTGCACCCGGCGCTCCTGGATGCGATCGAGCGGGTCGCGGACGAGTTCGCCGCGCAGCTGCCGCTCCGTTTCCTCGCCTCGGCGTTCGGTCCGGAGGCGCCGCTCGTCGGAGCTGTGGGTGAGGCGGCCTCCGCGCTCCGCGCCGACGTCTTCACCCGGATCCTCACACCCTCCCGCGCACCCGCCACCGGCCGCTGA
- a CDS encoding GNAT family N-acetyltransferase: MTPLVIRDAVADDAEAVAGVHVRSWQAAYEGLIDQEVLDGLSVSERADGWRRIFADPLPTSLGTLVAERDGTVVGWASFGSGRDPDGLDDAELYGIYADPTAWSTGAGHALLDAAEQRMIDAGHTRAYLWVLDGNDRADGFYARHGWELDGATKIDQRPQFTLREHRRVKLLAPR; the protein is encoded by the coding sequence ATGACGCCCCTGGTGATCCGAGACGCCGTCGCCGACGATGCCGAGGCCGTGGCCGGAGTGCACGTGCGGTCGTGGCAGGCGGCCTACGAGGGCCTCATCGACCAGGAGGTGCTGGACGGGCTGTCCGTCTCGGAACGGGCCGACGGGTGGCGCCGCATCTTCGCCGATCCGCTGCCCACGAGCCTCGGAACCCTGGTCGCGGAGCGCGACGGCACCGTCGTCGGCTGGGCGTCGTTCGGCTCCGGCCGCGACCCCGACGGCTTGGACGATGCCGAGCTGTACGGCATCTACGCCGACCCGACCGCGTGGTCGACGGGGGCGGGGCATGCCCTCCTCGACGCCGCCGAGCAGCGCATGATCGATGCCGGCCACACCCGCGCCTACCTCTGGGTCCTCGACGGCAACGACCGCGCCGACGGCTTCTACGCCCGGCACGGGTGGGAGCTCGACGGGGCCACGAAGATCGATCAACGCCCGCAGTTCACGCTCCGGGAGCACCGCCGCGTCAAGCTCCTCGCCCCGCGCTGA
- a CDS encoding gamma-aminobutyraldehyde dehydrogenase codes for MSSPSTMTVPLQNFIGGRAVTASGSGRLPLIDPVTEEAYGEIPISDRTDVDAAYAAAAAAFPTWRDTPPSARQLALFRIAEDMAARAEEFADLESKDTGKPRATLVADEILQSVDQLRFFAGAARSLGGRAAAEYLPGHTSFVRREPIGVIGQVTPWNYPLNMAVWKIAPALAAGNTVVLKPAESTPLTTLLLAEIVAAHTPAGTLNVVLGDRETGAALVEHPTPQMVAITGSVRAGMAVARSAADDVKRVHLELGGKAPAIVFPDASIEKAVEGIVTGAFFNAGQDCTAATRVLVHASMHDELVAALVERTRTHARTGVPDEEGVLYGPLSSAAQLAQVQGFIDRLAAHATIATGGRRQGDRGYFWEATIVTGVQQDDEVVQGEIFGPVLTVQPFDTEEEALTMANDVPYALAASVWTREHTRAMRFSRDLDFGCVWINTHIPFVSDMPHGGFKHSGYGKDLSQYGFDDYTRIKHVMSALD; via the coding sequence ATGTCCTCACCGTCGACGATGACCGTGCCCCTGCAGAACTTCATCGGCGGTCGCGCCGTCACCGCATCGGGGAGCGGGCGCCTGCCGCTCATCGATCCGGTGACGGAGGAAGCCTACGGCGAGATCCCGATCTCCGACCGCACCGACGTGGATGCCGCGTATGCCGCGGCCGCGGCGGCGTTCCCGACCTGGCGGGACACCCCGCCGTCTGCGCGCCAACTCGCCCTGTTCCGCATCGCCGAGGACATGGCCGCGCGGGCCGAGGAGTTCGCCGACCTCGAGTCGAAGGACACCGGCAAGCCGCGGGCGACGCTCGTCGCCGACGAGATCCTGCAGTCGGTGGACCAGCTGCGGTTCTTCGCCGGGGCCGCGCGGAGCCTCGGGGGTCGAGCCGCCGCGGAGTACCTCCCCGGGCACACCTCCTTCGTGCGCCGGGAGCCGATCGGCGTGATCGGGCAGGTGACGCCGTGGAACTACCCCCTGAACATGGCGGTGTGGAAGATCGCTCCCGCGCTCGCCGCCGGCAACACCGTCGTGCTGAAGCCGGCCGAGTCCACGCCGCTCACCACGCTGCTGCTCGCGGAGATCGTCGCCGCGCACACCCCCGCGGGCACCCTCAACGTCGTGCTCGGCGACCGCGAGACCGGAGCGGCCCTCGTCGAGCATCCGACACCGCAGATGGTGGCGATCACCGGCTCGGTGCGCGCGGGGATGGCCGTGGCCCGCTCCGCGGCCGACGACGTCAAGCGCGTGCACCTGGAGCTCGGCGGCAAGGCGCCCGCGATCGTCTTCCCGGACGCGTCGATCGAGAAGGCGGTCGAGGGCATCGTCACCGGGGCCTTCTTCAACGCGGGTCAGGACTGCACCGCGGCGACCCGGGTGCTCGTGCACGCGTCGATGCACGACGAGCTCGTCGCCGCACTGGTGGAGCGGACCCGCACGCACGCGCGGACCGGGGTGCCGGACGAAGAGGGCGTGCTGTACGGACCGCTGAGCAGCGCGGCCCAACTCGCTCAGGTGCAGGGCTTCATCGACCGGCTTGCGGCGCACGCGACCATCGCCACCGGTGGGAGGCGGCAGGGCGACCGCGGTTACTTCTGGGAGGCGACCATCGTGACCGGCGTGCAGCAGGACGACGAGGTCGTGCAGGGCGAGATCTTCGGACCCGTGCTCACCGTGCAGCCCTTCGATACCGAGGAGGAGGCGCTCACGATGGCGAACGACGTGCCGTACGCGCTCGCCGCCTCGGTGTGGACGCGGGAGCACACCAGGGCCATGCGCTTCTCCCGCGACTTGGACTTCGGCTGCGTCTGGATCAACACCCACATCCCGTTCGTGTCGGACATGCCGCACGGCGGGTTCAAGCACTCCGGATACGGGAAGGACCTGTCGCAGTACGGCTTCGACGACTACACCCGGATCAAGCACGTGATGAGCGCGCTCGACTGA
- a CDS encoding Lrp/AsnC family transcriptional regulator — MSPKTPPPALDDISKRIVELLQEDGRRPYAEIAREVGLSEAAARQRVQRLTESGLIQIVAVTDPLQLGFHRMSMIGIRVSGDPRAIAEELTAIPELAYVVVTLGTFDILVEAVCEDDDHLLDLIATRIRTIPGIIQTESLLYAGLYKDLYNWGTR; from the coding sequence ATGAGTCCGAAGACGCCTCCCCCCGCCCTCGACGACATCTCGAAGCGCATCGTCGAGCTGCTGCAGGAGGACGGGCGGCGTCCCTATGCGGAGATCGCCCGCGAAGTAGGGCTCAGCGAGGCCGCGGCCCGCCAGCGCGTGCAGCGCCTGACCGAATCGGGTCTGATCCAGATCGTCGCCGTGACCGACCCGCTGCAGCTCGGCTTCCACCGCATGTCGATGATCGGGATCCGGGTGTCCGGCGACCCCCGCGCGATCGCTGAGGAGCTCACGGCGATCCCCGAGCTGGCGTACGTCGTCGTCACCCTCGGGACGTTCGACATCCTCGTCGAGGCGGTGTGCGAGGACGACGACCATCTGCTCGACCTCATCGCCACCCGCATCCGCACCATCCCCGGCATCATCCAGACGGAGAGCCTGCTCTACGCCGGCCTCTACAAAGACCTCTACAACTGGGGAACGCGCTGA
- a CDS encoding MFS transporter yields MTALGERLRDRRLDAAPTRSQTIAFGASGFPTQLMTQTFSAFVVYFYVSHLAVPAGWVAAAMIAHGILNAALNPVVGALSDRIRTPWGRRIPWIGLGIVPLVVAFALVWMPPALPAAGLIVWFLVVVAVYDIAFVVVVLNISALFPEIFRTTEERARGNVPRQIFAILGMVLGTAGAPALYDAIGWPGMALVLSGVCLVLLAWSFLGGMIERRVPEAASEAMRWRDQLVYTFRNRAFVPYVLGSLCVQTSIAVILAAVPFYVRYSLGAAEGGGSLLLGAIFLTAIPSIVLWSAVVRRTSPRTALLWSVAVFGVAVLGYLVPTSVGAAALVGVAVGVGVGGLLQLLEVVLAQIIDDDAHRTGHRREGAYFGVNGFVVRGSVVLQAIVAAAVLTATGFDAGLGDAQPEAVDGGIRLMLAVIPLAFTAVGWLCFWLYPIRTRDL; encoded by the coding sequence GTGACGGCGCTCGGCGAACGGCTGCGCGACCGCCGTCTCGACGCCGCTCCCACCCGCTCCCAGACCATCGCCTTCGGGGCCTCGGGGTTCCCGACGCAGCTGATGACGCAGACGTTCTCGGCGTTCGTCGTCTACTTCTACGTCTCGCACCTCGCCGTCCCCGCGGGGTGGGTGGCGGCGGCGATGATCGCCCACGGCATCCTCAACGCGGCGCTCAACCCTGTCGTCGGGGCGCTCTCCGACCGGATCCGCACGCCGTGGGGCCGCCGCATCCCGTGGATCGGGCTCGGCATCGTGCCGCTCGTCGTCGCGTTCGCCCTCGTCTGGATGCCGCCCGCGCTCCCGGCGGCCGGGCTCATCGTGTGGTTCCTCGTGGTCGTCGCGGTCTACGACATCGCCTTCGTCGTGGTGGTGCTGAACATCTCGGCGCTGTTCCCGGAGATCTTCCGCACCACGGAGGAGCGCGCCCGCGGGAACGTGCCGCGGCAGATCTTCGCGATCCTCGGCATGGTGCTCGGCACGGCAGGAGCCCCCGCGCTCTACGACGCGATCGGCTGGCCCGGGATGGCGCTCGTGCTGAGCGGTGTCTGTCTCGTGCTGCTCGCCTGGTCGTTCCTCGGCGGGATGATCGAGCGCCGGGTGCCCGAGGCCGCCTCCGAGGCCATGCGCTGGCGGGACCAGCTCGTCTACACGTTCCGCAACCGCGCCTTCGTGCCGTACGTGCTGGGCTCGCTCTGCGTGCAGACCTCGATCGCCGTGATCCTCGCCGCCGTCCCGTTCTACGTCCGCTACTCGCTGGGGGCGGCCGAGGGCGGGGGCAGCCTCCTGCTCGGCGCCATCTTCCTCACGGCCATCCCGTCGATCGTGCTGTGGAGCGCGGTAGTCCGGCGCACCTCCCCGCGCACGGCGCTGCTGTGGAGCGTCGCGGTGTTCGGGGTCGCGGTGCTCGGCTACCTGGTCCCGACGTCGGTGGGGGCGGCGGCTCTCGTCGGGGTGGCGGTCGGCGTCGGCGTCGGCGGGCTGCTGCAGCTCCTCGAGGTCGTGCTCGCCCAGATCATCGACGACGACGCGCATCGCACGGGCCACCGTCGCGAGGGTGCGTACTTCGGCGTGAACGGGTTCGTCGTGCGCGGCTCCGTTGTCCTCCAGGCGATCGTCGCCGCGGCTGTGCTGACCGCGACGGGCTTCGACGCCGGGCTCGGCGACGCGCAGCCGGAGGCCGTCGACGGCGGCATCCGGCTGATGCTGGCGGTCATCCCCCTGGCGTTCACCGCCGTCGGGTGGCTGTGCTTCTGGCTCTACCCCATCCGCACGCGCGACCTCTGA
- a CDS encoding polysaccharide deacetylase family protein, producing MTASAALADRLGLPSGARAVILNADDFGMCHAANAAISGLLARDRIDSATVMVPCAWSPEALAFAAAHPDLDVGVHLVLTSEWRRYRWRPLTAGSSTLVDADGFFPADVATVEQHASEEDVAAEIAAQLQAALDAGVDVTHLDNHMGSVYGLLTGRDFLRAVFELAARHGLPFRLPREMEGADADPMLQAKLTEAAAVADAFGVEIVDRLWTHPFELRGEGTADEESYEQVRDGFLAVLRAVPPGVTEIYLHPMADGEELRAAVDFAAAKRGYELRLLDDPLVQQTIAEEGLVRVGWRALRELQRGDAR from the coding sequence ATGACCGCCTCCGCCGCTCTCGCCGACCGACTCGGGCTGCCGTCCGGTGCCAGGGCGGTCATCCTCAACGCCGACGACTTCGGGATGTGCCATGCCGCGAACGCGGCGATCTCCGGACTCCTGGCGCGTGACCGGATCGACTCGGCGACGGTGATGGTGCCCTGCGCCTGGTCCCCGGAAGCACTCGCCTTCGCCGCCGCGCACCCCGACCTCGACGTGGGCGTGCACCTCGTCCTCACGAGCGAGTGGCGCCGGTACCGGTGGCGTCCGCTCACCGCGGGCTCCTCGACCCTCGTCGACGCCGACGGCTTCTTCCCCGCCGACGTCGCGACCGTGGAGCAGCACGCGTCGGAGGAGGATGTCGCCGCCGAGATCGCCGCGCAGTTGCAGGCGGCGCTCGATGCCGGCGTCGACGTGACCCACCTCGACAACCACATGGGCTCCGTCTACGGGCTGCTGACCGGCCGGGACTTCCTGCGCGCCGTCTTCGAGCTCGCCGCCCGGCACGGCCTCCCCTTCCGCCTGCCCCGCGAGATGGAGGGAGCGGACGCCGATCCGATGCTGCAGGCGAAGCTCACCGAGGCGGCGGCGGTGGCGGATGCGTTCGGCGTGGAGATCGTCGATCGGCTCTGGACGCACCCGTTCGAGCTGCGCGGCGAGGGCACCGCCGATGAGGAGTCGTACGAGCAGGTCCGAGACGGGTTCCTCGCGGTGCTGCGCGCCGTCCCGCCCGGTGTCACCGAGATCTACCTGCATCCGATGGCCGACGGTGAGGAGCTGCGCGCCGCGGTGGACTTCGCGGCGGCCAAACGCGGCTACGAGCTGCGGCTGCTCGACGACCCGCTCGTGCAGCAGACGATCGCCGAGGAGGGCCTGGTCCGCGTCGGCTGGCGCGCGCTGCGGGAGCTGCAGCGCGGAGACGCCCGGTGA
- the galT gene encoding galactose-1-phosphate uridylyltransferase, translated as MNTPESPELRTERLGAGVVKRPTTLADGRELIYYDDPETTLGAERSVDARTLAPRPDTATMRLDVLTGDWITVAANRQNRVMMPGADADPLAPQTPGNPSEVPSRYDVAVFENRSPAFGPALAEPVGTVPGATNPPRGLDDLAALGLGRTRTAVGRCEVVCFSPEHSGSFGTQTATRARTVIEAWADRTAALSSLPGIQQVFPFENRGEAIGVTLPHPHGQIYAYPYVTPRTARVLDAVDRTAPDLFARILAEEQASERVVFRGEHWTAFVPFAARWPLEVHLMPHRHVPDLAETTAEERDELAPLYLRLLRGVDALYDSPTPYIAAWHQAPVHVGRESVRLHLQLTSPRRAADKLKFLAGSEAAMWAWAAEVAPEQGAARLREALARADQEASA; from the coding sequence GTGAACACGCCCGAATCTCCTGAGTTGCGCACGGAGCGTCTCGGCGCCGGTGTCGTCAAGCGCCCGACCACCCTCGCCGACGGCCGTGAGCTCATCTACTACGACGACCCGGAGACGACCCTCGGCGCGGAACGGTCGGTCGACGCCCGCACCCTTGCCCCTCGACCCGACACCGCGACCATGCGGCTCGACGTTCTCACGGGCGACTGGATCACCGTCGCCGCCAACCGCCAGAACCGCGTCATGATGCCGGGAGCCGACGCCGACCCGCTCGCGCCGCAGACACCGGGGAATCCGTCCGAGGTGCCGTCCCGGTACGACGTGGCCGTGTTCGAGAACCGCTCCCCCGCGTTCGGCCCCGCTCTCGCCGAGCCCGTCGGCACCGTCCCGGGGGCGACGAACCCCCCGCGCGGCCTCGACGACCTCGCGGCCCTCGGACTCGGGCGCACCCGCACCGCCGTCGGCCGCTGCGAGGTCGTGTGCTTCAGCCCCGAGCACTCCGGCTCCTTCGGCACCCAGACCGCGACCCGTGCCCGCACCGTGATCGAGGCCTGGGCCGACCGCACGGCCGCTCTGTCCTCCCTGCCCGGCATCCAGCAGGTCTTCCCGTTCGAGAACCGCGGCGAGGCGATCGGCGTGACCCTCCCCCACCCGCACGGGCAGATCTACGCGTATCCCTACGTGACCCCGCGCACCGCCCGGGTGCTGGACGCCGTCGACCGCACCGCACCCGACCTCTTCGCCCGCATCCTCGCCGAGGAGCAGGCCTCCGAGCGGGTGGTGTTCCGCGGCGAGCACTGGACCGCGTTCGTGCCCTTCGCGGCGCGGTGGCCGCTCGAGGTGCACCTCATGCCGCATCGGCACGTGCCCGACCTCGCCGAGACCACGGCGGAGGAGCGCGACGAGCTCGCCCCGCTCTACCTCCGTCTCCTCCGCGGCGTCGACGCGCTCTACGACAGCCCCACCCCGTACATCGCCGCGTGGCACCAGGCTCCGGTCCACGTCGGCCGCGAGAGCGTGCGCCTGCACCTGCAGCTCACGAGCCCCCGCCGCGCCGCCGACAAGCTCAAGTTCCTCGCGGGCTCCGAGGCCGCGATGTGGGCCTGGGCCGCCGAGGTCGCCCCCGAGCAGGGGGCCGCCCGACTCCGCGAGGCCCTCGCTCGCGCCGACCAGGAAGCCTCCGCATGA
- the galK gene encoding galactokinase, whose protein sequence is MTSAHDAAVDLFAALAGRTPDGVWSAPGRVNLIGEHTDYNDGFVLPFAIPQRTVAAVRRRADRRLRVASTLADDPVEIALDDLDRLFPTPPGTAPAVPEWAAYPLGVAWALRAAAPATAASGLDIAIASDVPVGAGLSSSAAIEGATATALNELWDAGLDAVALARIGRTAENEAVGAPTGIMDQMASMLGEPDAAIFLDCRSLAADVVPLGMADAGLAVLVMDTRVTHAHSTGGYRERRAACERGAAILGVPALRDVAVADLARAESLMDDMTFRRVRHIVTENQRVQDTVATLRTAGARGIGDLLVASHASMRDDFEISTPELDAAVETALTSGAVGARMTGGGFGGAAIALVDRGAVPHLADAVRGRFAAEGFVAPHLFEVSPSAGPRRDA, encoded by the coding sequence ATGACCTCCGCACACGACGCCGCCGTCGACCTCTTCGCCGCCCTCGCCGGGCGCACGCCGGACGGCGTCTGGTCGGCCCCGGGGCGCGTGAACCTCATCGGCGAGCACACCGACTACAACGACGGCTTCGTGCTGCCGTTCGCGATCCCGCAGCGCACGGTCGCCGCCGTCCGCCGCCGTGCCGACCGAAGGCTCCGCGTCGCCTCGACCCTCGCGGACGACCCCGTCGAGATCGCTCTCGACGACCTCGACCGCCTCTTCCCCACCCCGCCCGGCACGGCGCCCGCGGTGCCGGAGTGGGCCGCGTACCCGCTCGGCGTCGCCTGGGCCCTCCGTGCGGCCGCCCCCGCGACCGCGGCCTCCGGCCTGGACATCGCGATCGCCTCCGACGTCCCGGTCGGGGCCGGGCTCTCGTCGTCCGCCGCGATCGAGGGCGCGACGGCCACGGCACTGAACGAGCTCTGGGACGCCGGCCTCGATGCCGTCGCCCTCGCCCGGATCGGACGGACGGCGGAGAACGAGGCCGTCGGCGCGCCCACCGGCATCATGGACCAGATGGCCTCGATGCTCGGGGAGCCCGACGCCGCGATCTTCCTCGACTGCCGCTCTCTCGCCGCCGACGTCGTGCCGCTGGGCATGGCCGACGCCGGCCTCGCGGTGCTCGTGATGGACACCCGCGTCACGCACGCGCACTCCACCGGCGGCTACCGGGAACGCCGCGCCGCATGCGAACGCGGAGCCGCGATCCTCGGAGTGCCCGCGCTGCGCGACGTCGCCGTGGCCGACCTCGCCCGCGCCGAGAGCCTGATGGACGACATGACCTTCCGCCGCGTGCGCCACATCGTCACGGAGAACCAGCGCGTGCAGGACACGGTGGCGACGCTGCGCACCGCGGGCGCACGCGGCATCGGCGACCTCCTCGTCGCGTCCCACGCGTCGATGCGCGACGACTTCGAGATCTCGACGCCGGAGCTCGACGCCGCGGTGGAGACCGCCCTCACCTCGGGGGCGGTGGGTGCGCGCATGACCGGCGGCGGCTTCGGCGGTGCCGCGATCGCCCTCGTCGACCGCGGTGCCGTGCCTCACCTCGCCGACGCGGTGCGGGGGCGGTTCGCCGCCGAGGGCTTCGTCGCCCCGCACCTGTTCGAGGTCAGCCCGTCCGCAGGTCCGCGCCGCGACGCCTGA